A window of Deltaproteobacteria bacterium contains these coding sequences:
- a CDS encoding PAS domain S-box protein encodes MKGKRLTGLRLFLIIQVFTFLLVIITGFFALEMGSVDMNRSLKGNYFHSFIDSLRTSLHLAEEHHPLKARRVLTVGQVRNALNKMRWAVIVGGLIACISGIILARTIEYPLKKLTAGVQSVAQGDFTKSIEVTTQDEFNQLVHAYNEMVASLRKSEEHLRKVFLAADDAILTTDVDGMVTLWSQSSEKMFGYPREVIVGKSVEILFASDTDPSLLAYMRKGGDSEDRWEGEVSFRQKDGSSFDGWCVTTKLLDEDGRVIGHLSVVRDVTEKKQMQLQLIQADKMASLGELAAGVAHEINNPLSGILSNAEFLQEEIPADDQERQEEIQEIVRNSQRIKTIVRDLLNFSRQKGSEEVSVFDVKEVIESALNLTGHHIELDHIKIVKETDGSLPPLRASYNQIEQVLINLLTNARHALNEKYPGRDENKIMTIRSEQALIQGKTFVRIKLTDRGIGIPEKDLDKVCLPFFTTKPHGKGTGLGLSISYNIIQQHGGKMRFESKEGEYTTAIIELPVSEEEPENA; translated from the coding sequence ATGAAAGGGAAGAGACTTACCGGGCTGCGCCTGTTCCTTATCATCCAGGTTTTTACCTTCCTCTTGGTAATCATTACCGGTTTTTTCGCCCTTGAAATGGGCTCAGTCGACATGAACCGGTCGCTCAAGGGGAACTACTTCCACAGCTTTATAGATTCACTCAGGACGAGTCTCCATCTGGCCGAGGAGCACCACCCCCTCAAGGCCCGGAGGGTCCTCACGGTGGGACAGGTTCGCAATGCCCTCAACAAGATGCGCTGGGCCGTCATCGTGGGAGGGCTGATCGCTTGCATCTCAGGCATCATCCTGGCCCGTACGATCGAGTATCCTCTCAAGAAGCTGACTGCCGGTGTCCAGTCGGTCGCCCAGGGGGACTTCACCAAAAGCATCGAGGTGACGACCCAGGACGAATTCAACCAACTCGTGCACGCCTATAACGAGATGGTCGCTTCGCTAAGGAAATCGGAGGAACACCTGCGAAAAGTCTTTCTTGCTGCCGACGATGCGATTCTGACGACCGATGTGGATGGTATGGTCACTCTCTGGAGCCAGAGCAGCGAAAAGATGTTCGGCTATCCCAGGGAGGTTATCGTGGGAAAATCCGTGGAGATACTCTTTGCCTCGGATACGGACCCCTCTCTTCTTGCCTATATGAGAAAAGGGGGCGATTCGGAGGATCGCTGGGAAGGAGAGGTCTCCTTTCGGCAAAAGGACGGTTCCTCCTTTGACGGGTGGTGTGTCACCACAAAACTCCTGGACGAGGACGGCCGGGTCATCGGACACCTCAGTGTTGTCCGGGACGTGACCGAGAAAAAGCAGATGCAGCTCCAGCTGATTCAGGCCGACAAGATGGCCTCCCTGGGGGAGCTTGCAGCCGGGGTGGCGCATGAAATCAATAATCCCCTGTCAGGGATCCTCAGCAATGCGGAGTTTCTCCAGGAAGAGATTCCCGCAGACGATCAGGAGCGTCAGGAAGAGATTCAGGAGATCGTCCGTAATAGCCAGCGGATAAAGACCATCGTCCGGGATCTTCTCAACTTCTCTCGTCAGAAGGGATCCGAAGAAGTCTCGGTCTTTGACGTCAAAGAGGTGATCGAATCCGCCCTCAATCTCACAGGCCACCACATAGAGCTCGACCACATAAAGATCGTCAAAGAGACGGACGGAAGCCTTCCTCCCCTTCGTGCGAGCTACAACCAGATAGAGCAGGTCCTCATCAATCTCCTCACCAATGCTCGTCACGCCCTTAACGAGAAATACCCGGGACGGGACGAGAACAAGATCATGACGATCCGGTCTGAGCAGGCTTTGATCCAAGGGAAAACCTTTGTCCGGATCAAACTCACTGACCGGGGCATCGGGATACCCGAGAAGGATCTTGATAAGGTATGTCTGCCCTTCTTCACAACCAAGCCGCACGGCAAGGGGACGGGACTGGGCCTGAGTATCAGCTACAATATCATCCAGCAGCACGGGGGGAAGATGCGATTTGAGAGCAAGGAAGGGGAATACACCACGGCGATCATAGAATTGCCAGTCTCTGAGGAGGAGCCCGAAAATGCTTGA